A portion of the Deinococcus peraridilitoris DSM 19664 genome contains these proteins:
- a CDS encoding LptA/OstA family protein, with the protein MKFFPTTFSVSGLAAFRAGGSARPLTLLLLCGLAFAQEGAPAPASAPAPQGTPAQPSGQPPAQPAAPEGELPQATITLERTTRSNEKRTIEIVRQGTDETGISATCSPQDDEPDDAPTIVVYSESTSRGVRVTVDKNVIRAPLAIITKQQGGDGHIEMTAGTARYLEEAPEGKTDRLSRCEVEARPEVKSDTVNVTQGKTSLKGSKLVYDENDGVARISGPITFAREKLTGKSQRIDVDVEREVTTLVGAVEFRDGDRTSKAERVDYDDTRNVAILRGTPENLAETSTSKDTLRAETIRYNLDTGEAVVLRGEKPISGKFEDEESEAPAPAQDTP; encoded by the coding sequence GTGAAATTCTTTCCCACCACATTCAGCGTGAGCGGGCTGGCCGCCTTCCGGGCAGGAGGGTCGGCCCGTCCCCTCACGCTGCTGTTGCTGTGCGGGCTGGCTTTCGCGCAGGAAGGTGCTCCGGCTCCGGCTTCTGCTCCGGCGCCTCAGGGCACGCCCGCGCAACCCTCAGGGCAGCCCCCGGCCCAACCGGCAGCGCCCGAGGGAGAGTTGCCCCAGGCCACCATCACCCTGGAGCGAACCACCAGGTCAAACGAGAAACGCACGATTGAAATCGTGCGTCAGGGAACTGACGAGACTGGCATCTCGGCCACCTGCAGTCCACAGGACGACGAACCCGACGACGCTCCGACCATCGTGGTCTATTCCGAGTCCACGTCTCGGGGCGTGCGGGTCACCGTCGACAAGAACGTCATTCGCGCGCCGCTGGCGATCATCACCAAGCAGCAGGGAGGCGACGGGCACATCGAGATGACCGCGGGTACCGCCCGCTACCTCGAGGAGGCGCCGGAAGGCAAGACCGACCGTTTGAGCCGCTGCGAAGTCGAAGCCCGGCCTGAAGTAAAGAGCGACACGGTGAACGTTACCCAGGGCAAGACCTCGCTGAAGGGCAGCAAGCTGGTCTACGATGAAAACGACGGAGTGGCGCGCATTTCCGGGCCCATCACCTTCGCCCGCGAGAAGCTGACCGGCAAAAGCCAGCGCATCGATGTCGACGTGGAACGCGAAGTGACCACCCTGGTGGGCGCCGTCGAGTTCCGGGATGGTGACCGTACCAGCAAAGCCGAGCGGGTTGACTACGACGACACGCGCAACGTGGCGATCCTGCGTGGCACGCCGGAAAACCTGGCCGAAACCAGCACGTCCAAAGACACCTTGCGTGCCGAAACGATTCGCTACAACCTCGATACCGGTGAAGCGGTCGTGCTGCGCGGCGAGAAACCGATCAGCGGCAAATTCGAGGACGAGGAGAGCGAAGCTCCTGCACCTGCACAGGACACCCCTTAG
- a CDS encoding pyridoxal phosphate-dependent aminotransferase codes for MFEFKLSDKVRSLKPSSTIAVTGRALELQRAGVDVVSMAAGEPDFDTPEHVKEAAYAAIRAGKTRYTPVQGIPELRETICAKFERENGLTYSPEQVTVSTGGKQALFNAFFALLDPGDEVIIPAPYWVSYPEMVAFAGGVPVAVDTQPENGYDLDPAAVARAITPRTRAIVLNSPANPTGAVYGEATLRAVAELAVKHGLLIITDEMYEHIIYDAEHLSIARFAPEHTLTINGASKAYAMTGWRIGYAAGPQALIRAMNAIQGQSTSNANSVAQWAAVAAIQDSSAFIASAREQFRRRRDRIVSGLNDLGLPTPLPQGAFYVMADTSRIHASELEAARIILDDARVAVVPGTDFRAPGRVRLSYATSFENIEKALGRMGALLSVSAR; via the coding sequence ATGTTCGAATTCAAACTGTCCGACAAGGTGCGCAGCCTGAAGCCTTCCTCAACCATTGCCGTGACGGGGCGCGCCCTGGAGCTGCAGCGCGCAGGTGTCGACGTGGTCAGCATGGCCGCCGGGGAACCCGATTTCGATACGCCCGAGCACGTCAAGGAAGCGGCCTACGCCGCGATTCGCGCGGGGAAAACCAGATACACCCCGGTGCAGGGCATTCCGGAACTGCGCGAAACGATCTGCGCCAAATTCGAGCGCGAGAACGGACTCACCTACTCACCCGAGCAGGTCACGGTTTCGACAGGGGGCAAACAGGCACTCTTCAACGCGTTTTTCGCGCTGCTCGATCCTGGCGACGAAGTGATCATTCCGGCGCCTTACTGGGTCAGCTATCCGGAAATGGTCGCGTTCGCGGGCGGCGTGCCCGTGGCGGTCGATACTCAACCCGAAAACGGCTACGACCTCGACCCGGCCGCCGTGGCGAGGGCCATCACGCCCCGCACGCGCGCCATCGTGCTGAACTCACCCGCCAACCCGACGGGCGCAGTGTACGGTGAAGCGACCCTGCGCGCGGTGGCCGAGTTGGCCGTAAAGCACGGCCTCCTGATCATCACCGACGAGATGTACGAGCACATCATCTACGACGCCGAGCACCTGTCGATCGCGCGTTTCGCGCCCGAGCACACGCTGACCATCAACGGGGCGAGCAAGGCGTACGCGATGACCGGCTGGCGTATCGGTTACGCCGCCGGGCCACAGGCGTTGATCCGGGCCATGAACGCCATTCAGGGTCAGAGCACCAGCAATGCCAACTCGGTCGCGCAGTGGGCGGCGGTCGCGGCCATTCAGGACAGCTCGGCGTTCATCGCCAGTGCCCGTGAGCAGTTTCGTCGTCGCCGCGACCGCATTGTGAGCGGTCTGAACGACCTAGGCCTCCCCACTCCCCTGCCGCAGGGTGCGTTTTACGTGATGGCAGACACTTCCCGCATTCACGCCAGTGAGCTGGAAGCCGCGCGCATCATTCTGGACGACGCGCGCGTGGCGGTGGTGCCCGGAACTGACTTTCGTGCTCCGGGCCGCGTCCGGCTCAGCTACGCCACCAGTTTCGAAAACATCGAGAAAGCCCTGGGGCGCATGGGCGCACTGCTGAGCGTGTCGGCCCGCTGA
- a CDS encoding AI-2E family transporter, producing MNPVPEGNAFVSIWRNPYVRVAVFLLLAYLAYRFIGQIANVLILATVAYVIAYLANPLLVWFERRRVRRGVGILFVLLALIGLLALASTLLVAVIQQFANLIESLPQLVARANELILSLSGWLERFRDSPILGGFQQQITSFTQSGAETLQRNILPFLQRLVSANGPLVGGLSTAAGWLGNLVLILILSIYMMAGFDKIGLTLLRIFPRRWQPLALELSQNVERAVGGYLRGQILIAVAVGTMIGVGLAIVGVPQAAAIGFLAGIFNIVPYLGPIIGALPAILLALPDGWLKVVLVIVVFVAANQIEGNFLSPYILGRTTDLHPITVLLSILIGLGLFGIVGALIAVPLAALGKLLLHEYYYPSRVYKGGP from the coding sequence ATGAACCCAGTTCCTGAAGGCAATGCCTTCGTGTCCATCTGGCGCAACCCCTATGTTCGCGTCGCCGTGTTCCTGCTGCTGGCCTACCTGGCGTACCGCTTCATCGGCCAGATCGCCAACGTGCTGATCCTGGCGACCGTGGCGTACGTGATTGCCTACCTGGCCAATCCCTTGCTGGTGTGGTTCGAGCGTCGGCGCGTGCGTCGGGGCGTCGGTATTCTGTTCGTGCTGCTCGCACTGATCGGATTGCTGGCGCTCGCTTCGACCCTGCTGGTGGCGGTCATTCAGCAGTTCGCCAATCTGATCGAAAGCCTGCCGCAACTGGTCGCCCGCGCCAACGAACTGATCCTGAGCCTCAGTGGCTGGCTGGAGCGATTCCGAGACTCACCGATTCTGGGTGGGTTTCAACAGCAAATCACCAGCTTCACCCAGAGCGGTGCTGAGACGTTGCAGCGCAACATCCTGCCCTTCTTGCAGCGTCTTGTGTCAGCCAACGGCCCGCTGGTCGGCGGGCTCTCAACAGCAGCCGGCTGGCTCGGCAACCTCGTGCTGATCCTGATTCTCAGCATCTACATGATGGCGGGCTTCGACAAGATCGGCCTGACGCTGCTGCGAATCTTTCCACGGCGCTGGCAGCCTCTCGCGCTCGAACTCTCCCAGAATGTCGAGCGCGCGGTGGGTGGTTATCTGCGGGGCCAGATTCTGATCGCGGTGGCCGTCGGAACCATGATCGGCGTGGGCCTCGCCATCGTCGGGGTGCCGCAGGCGGCGGCCATCGGGTTTCTGGCGGGCATCTTCAACATCGTGCCGTACCTCGGGCCGATTATCGGCGCTTTGCCGGCGATTCTGCTGGCCCTGCCGGACGGCTGGCTGAAGGTGGTGCTGGTGATCGTGGTTTTCGTGGCGGCCAATCAGATCGAGGGTAACTTTCTGTCACCTTATATCCTGGGGCGTACCACCGATTTACACCCCATCACGGTGCTGCTCAGCATTCTGATCGGCCTGGGGCTCTTCGGGATCGTTGGCGCCCTGATTGCCGTGCCGCTGGCCGCGCTCGGAAAACTTCTGCTGCATGAGTATTACTACCCCAGCCGCGTATACAAGGGTGGGCCTTAG
- a CDS encoding VOC family protein produces MLKHVSFLTRRPDEVLAFYTRLGGQLLKDSTAQDGLRRMVIEFQNSGKLQFFAPPPPIPDPAQLTGSSWMEHVALEVPDLLSCAEALKKAGVTFSREMQRTPSGKLVVFVLDPDGRQVELLQQEP; encoded by the coding sequence ATGCTCAAGCACGTCTCGTTCCTGACCCGGCGGCCCGATGAAGTGCTCGCTTTTTACACCCGGCTGGGTGGACAATTGCTGAAAGACAGCACCGCTCAGGACGGACTGCGGCGCATGGTCATCGAATTCCAGAACAGCGGAAAGCTCCAGTTCTTCGCGCCGCCACCACCGATCCCCGACCCGGCACAGCTGACCGGTTCGTCCTGGATGGAACATGTGGCGCTGGAAGTGCCCGATCTGCTTTCCTGCGCCGAAGCCCTGAAAAAGGCAGGTGTGACTTTCTCACGCGAGATGCAGCGCACACCGAGTGGCAAACTGGTGGTCTTCGTGCTCGACCCGGACGGACGGCAGGTCGAGCTGCTCCAACAGGAGCCATAA
- a CDS encoding ABC transporter permease yields the protein MTSIHPRPTRFSANLSAGFAVLAILGLFLFPYATYGRSFGGTGTLLLLTGQVLDVTGFAAPTLPPAGTALAFGWAALVGLLAIVALAFLRSRWLWLGGLVTLVLGLVSGIAFESALGAEVQRLLAGGTPLRRIGYASGGLNLGLFMVLLASLVTLLAGASASPAWYGRLNRLRALMVPFVAIALAVVVGAIVVLIIQPVPVEGATRLTPAIAWYGKIDVVWFVYSTLFAPLGNLSDFFQSLTLATPLIFTGLSVAFAFRAGLFNIGAPGQLAIGAVFAMIVGVYAPLPPVLLLPLTVIAAALGGALWGAIPGILKARFGSSEVINTIMLNYIASAVFIFLIGSNSFPLFGRTYGLPFKPPGANEATSQDLQEGARLPSLPDLLGFQSNQSGFVPLAPLLALLVLTALYVLLARHPRRTLIAIGASLLTLLLSWSWFGVRVQVTSGLAGSNLNAALFLALLAVVFFAVFMWRTSSGYALRAVGFAPKAAEYGGISVARNTVLAMTLAGAFAGLAATHYVMGGALDEYRLKQNLPYQNVGFDGITVALMGQSTPVGVAAAAVLFGTLDTGGLYVSQQLGKVNKDIVTVLKALIVLFIAAGGFLSKRITDPPPAVLQPNVGKVSGESREALGHKDRNDAGRTGEGPTATPASNPNNDGRDA from the coding sequence GTGACTTCCATTCACCCTCGTCCTACACGCTTCTCGGCGAATCTCAGCGCGGGATTCGCGGTGCTGGCGATTCTGGGGCTGTTTTTGTTTCCTTACGCGACGTACGGTCGCAGTTTCGGTGGCACGGGGACTTTGCTGCTGCTGACCGGGCAGGTTCTGGATGTGACCGGTTTTGCCGCTCCCACCCTGCCCCCGGCGGGCACGGCGCTCGCCTTCGGTTGGGCGGCGCTGGTGGGGCTTTTGGCCATCGTGGCGTTGGCCTTTTTGCGGTCACGCTGGTTATGGCTCGGCGGCCTCGTGACGTTGGTGCTGGGCCTTGTGTCCGGCATCGCTTTCGAGAGTGCCCTGGGTGCCGAGGTGCAACGTCTGCTTGCCGGGGGCACGCCCCTGCGGCGTATTGGTTATGCCTCCGGAGGTCTCAACCTGGGCCTGTTCATGGTGTTGCTGGCAAGTCTGGTGACCTTGCTGGCCGGGGCCAGCGCTTCTCCGGCGTGGTACGGACGTCTCAATCGTCTGCGCGCGCTGATGGTGCCGTTTGTGGCCATTGCTCTGGCCGTCGTGGTGGGTGCGATTGTGGTGCTGATCATCCAACCGGTGCCCGTCGAGGGAGCGACGCGGCTGACACCTGCCATTGCCTGGTACGGCAAGATCGACGTCGTCTGGTTCGTGTACTCGACGCTGTTCGCACCGCTTGGCAACCTCAGTGATTTCTTTCAGAGCCTGACGCTGGCCACACCGCTGATTTTCACCGGACTTTCGGTGGCCTTTGCATTTCGTGCCGGCCTGTTCAATATCGGCGCGCCGGGCCAGCTGGCCATTGGCGCTGTCTTTGCCATGATCGTCGGCGTGTATGCCCCCTTGCCGCCCGTGCTGCTGCTGCCGCTGACCGTGATCGCGGCCGCACTGGGGGGCGCACTGTGGGGTGCCATTCCCGGGATTCTCAAGGCGCGCTTCGGTTCGAGCGAAGTCATCAACACCATCATGCTCAATTACATCGCCTCGGCCGTGTTCATCTTTTTGATCGGCTCGAACAGCTTCCCGCTCTTTGGACGCACGTACGGCCTGCCCTTCAAGCCTCCCGGCGCCAACGAGGCGACCAGCCAGGACCTGCAGGAAGGTGCGCGGCTGCCCAGCCTTCCCGATCTGCTGGGCTTTCAATCCAACCAGAGCGGCTTTGTTCCACTCGCACCCCTACTGGCGCTGCTGGTGCTGACCGCGCTGTACGTTCTGCTGGCGCGGCACCCGCGCCGGACCCTGATTGCCATCGGTGCCAGCCTCCTGACGCTGCTGCTCAGCTGGTCGTGGTTCGGGGTGCGGGTGCAGGTCACCAGCGGTCTGGCGGGCAGCAACCTCAATGCGGCCCTGTTTCTGGCGCTACTGGCCGTGGTGTTCTTTGCAGTGTTCATGTGGCGGACATCGAGCGGCTACGCGCTGCGCGCCGTGGGTTTTGCGCCGAAAGCTGCCGAGTACGGCGGAATCAGCGTGGCGCGCAATACCGTGCTGGCCATGACCCTGGCAGGCGCCTTCGCAGGCCTCGCGGCCACCCACTACGTCATGGGCGGCGCACTCGACGAATACCGACTCAAGCAGAACCTGCCGTATCAGAACGTCGGATTTGACGGAATCACCGTGGCGCTGATGGGTCAGTCCACCCCGGTGGGTGTCGCTGCCGCAGCCGTGCTGTTCGGAACCCTTGACACCGGCGGGCTGTACGTCAGCCAGCAGCTGGGCAAGGTCAACAAGGACATCGTGACCGTACTCAAGGCCTTGATTGTGCTGTTCATCGCGGCCGGCGGGTTCCTCAGCAAGCGCATTACGGACCCGCCTCCAGCCGTGCTGCAGCCCAATGTGGGCAAGGTAAGCGGTGAATCGCGCGAAGCGCTCGGCCACAAGGACCGGAACGACGCGGGCCGCACCGGGGAAGGTCCCACCGCGACGCCGGCCAGCAACCCCAACAACGACGGGAGGGACGCCTGA
- the ndk gene encoding nucleoside-diphosphate kinase — translation MQRTYAMIKPDGVRRQLTARILQRFIDKGYRVIGLKQLVIPRELAEQHYAEHRERPFFGELVDFITSGPVVAIALEGENVITGLRAMMGATNPKDAAPGTIRADHATTIGENVIHGSANEEDAARELGLFFGDAELLR, via the coding sequence ATGCAACGCACCTACGCCATGATCAAGCCGGACGGTGTCCGTCGTCAGCTGACCGCCCGCATTCTGCAGCGCTTCATCGACAAGGGCTACCGTGTCATCGGTCTCAAGCAGCTGGTCATTCCCCGCGAACTGGCCGAGCAGCATTACGCCGAGCACCGTGAGCGCCCCTTTTTCGGAGAGCTGGTGGACTTCATCACCTCGGGTCCGGTGGTCGCCATCGCCCTTGAGGGCGAGAACGTCATCACCGGCCTGCGCGCCATGATGGGCGCCACCAATCCCAAGGACGCCGCACCTGGCACGATTCGCGCCGATCACGCCACCACCATTGGCGAGAACGTCATTCACGGCAGCGCCAACGAGGAAGACGCCGCGCGCGAGCTGGGCCTCTTTTTCGGCGACGCTGAATTGCTTCGGTAA
- a CDS encoding helix-turn-helix domain-containing protein — protein MRHSPFGDSLRQAREEAGRTLPDIAASTKIRAEYLRALEEGDFAVLPERPFARSYLKRYAAELGVDAAPLLAEFDRAVPQRPEISSALRGTQATRRPVVPVGALAAVFSSLVVVGALGWAGYAMWRSSTGVTPPESGATVPLTTERQIRLSVASRPSGARVYLDNRLLGETPVREFPLEARNRGQLRLELSGHKTVRQNVDLGQTRTIQVQLEREDAAQVQVGEGATPGDQVTASSAVTPTPQKALSAPSAPTSTAPAPAVSPAPVAGAASVPASADGGVTLLFRGRSWVRVTSPSGRVLYEGIPQVGAERVFPAGVTVRVGAPTAVQIRQGSAEAAPFGSGASPVTRRFP, from the coding sequence ATGCGTCATAGCCCATTCGGAGACTCCCTACGACAGGCCCGCGAGGAAGCCGGCCGGACCTTGCCGGACATCGCTGCTTCGACCAAGATCCGCGCGGAGTACTTGCGGGCCCTGGAGGAAGGTGACTTTGCGGTTTTGCCCGAGCGGCCCTTTGCCCGCAGTTATCTGAAACGTTACGCCGCTGAACTGGGCGTCGACGCGGCCCCGCTCCTGGCGGAGTTCGACCGAGCTGTGCCACAACGGCCAGAAATCAGCAGCGCCTTGCGCGGAACCCAGGCGACGCGCCGCCCGGTCGTTCCGGTGGGCGCGCTGGCAGCCGTGTTCAGCAGCTTGGTGGTGGTGGGCGCACTCGGCTGGGCTGGCTACGCGATGTGGCGTTCGAGCACTGGGGTGACGCCTCCCGAATCGGGCGCCACCGTGCCGCTGACCACCGAGCGGCAGATTCGTCTGAGTGTGGCCAGCCGACCCTCCGGCGCGCGGGTGTACCTCGACAATCGTCTGCTGGGTGAAACGCCGGTGCGCGAGTTTCCGCTGGAAGCGCGCAACCGTGGACAGCTTCGCCTGGAACTCTCCGGGCACAAGACGGTACGTCAGAACGTGGACCTCGGCCAGACCAGGACAATTCAGGTTCAGCTCGAGCGAGAGGATGCGGCGCAGGTACAGGTCGGTGAAGGAGCGACCCCAGGCGACCAGGTCACGGCCTCCTCGGCGGTCACACCGACGCCGCAAAAAGCCCTGAGCGCTCCTTCCGCCCCAACGAGCACCGCGCCTGCTCCCGCTGTTTCCCCGGCCCCGGTTGCGGGCGCTGCTTCCGTGCCCGCTTCGGCAGACGGCGGCGTGACTTTGCTTTTTCGTGGCCGCTCGTGGGTTCGGGTGACCAGCCCGTCAGGCCGCGTGCTGTATGAAGGGATTCCGCAGGTCGGAGCCGAGCGGGTATTTCCGGCTGGCGTGACAGTGCGGGTCGGTGCCCCAACGGCTGTGCAGATTCGCCAGGGAAGCGCTGAAGCGGCGCCTTTCGGGTCCGGCGCCAGTCCGGTTACCCGCCGTTTTCCGTAA
- a CDS encoding ABC transporter permease — protein MLDQLLTLAFFATAVRFTVPLLLAALGGLFSERSGVVNIALEGLIIFGALAGAVITLSLDPFLGELSPWVGWLGGMLVGGLIAWIHAVVSIKYRADQIISGTAINLLALGVPPVLLNALYGASTDSPSVQYRLPLWGPEGLGFSPPVYLAFMLVALTWYVLYRTPYGLRLRATGEHPHASASMGVNVRRMRYSAVILSGVLAGTAGVFLSIGNLDAFTRNLAAGQGFIALAALIFGKWTPLGVLGATVLFGVLRALAVQLGGENILPSAFIEALPYVITIAALAFTGRSAGPRAVGKPYDG, from the coding sequence ATGCTCGATCAGTTGTTGACCCTTGCGTTTTTCGCCACTGCCGTGCGATTCACGGTGCCGTTGCTGCTGGCAGCACTGGGTGGGCTCTTCAGTGAGCGCTCCGGCGTCGTGAACATCGCCCTGGAAGGTCTGATCATCTTTGGGGCACTGGCGGGCGCGGTCATTACCCTCAGCCTCGATCCGTTCCTGGGTGAGCTCTCCCCGTGGGTCGGCTGGTTGGGTGGCATGCTGGTGGGAGGTCTGATCGCGTGGATTCACGCGGTCGTGAGCATCAAGTACCGTGCTGATCAGATCATTTCGGGCACGGCCATCAACCTGCTGGCACTCGGCGTGCCTCCGGTGCTGCTCAACGCACTCTACGGTGCATCGACCGATTCCCCCTCGGTGCAGTACCGCTTGCCGCTGTGGGGCCCTGAAGGTCTGGGGTTTTCACCGCCAGTGTACCTGGCCTTCATGTTGGTCGCCCTGACGTGGTACGTGCTCTACCGCACGCCGTACGGCCTGCGCCTGCGAGCGACCGGTGAGCATCCGCACGCCAGTGCCAGCATGGGCGTCAACGTTCGCCGCATGCGCTACAGCGCCGTCATCCTGTCCGGGGTGCTGGCCGGCACTGCCGGTGTCTTTCTGTCGATTGGCAACCTCGACGCCTTTACCCGCAACCTGGCGGCCGGCCAGGGTTTCATTGCACTCGCCGCGCTGATCTTCGGCAAATGGACGCCCTTGGGCGTGCTCGGCGCCACGGTGCTGTTCGGAGTGCTGCGCGCCCTGGCGGTGCAGTTGGGAGGCGAGAATATCCTGCCCTCGGCGTTCATCGAAGCGCTGCCCTACGTGATCACCATCGCGGCCCTGGCCTTTACGGGACGCTCGGCCGGGCCGCGCGCCGTCGGCAAACCTTACGACGGTTGA
- a CDS encoding chlorite dismutase family protein, producing MMVDLDPSGQVTQKPADRAQRQYLNYAFYKLDPAFRRLSQSEQAELKQEFTAAVEGWLDAPAEAGRILRTYSTVGTRAETDFMLWRMAFDLRDFNDAQARLNRTRLAGYLTQPYNFISMQKRSQYVNRVEGSGHGLELLPGEGTYLFVYPFVKTRAWYDLSPHARQGMMDEHIYASGPFKGVRLNTSYSYGIDDQEFIVAFDSDYPQEFVDLVGRLRYTEASLYTHRDTPMFTCVKKDLAGLLGDLA from the coding sequence ATGATGGTCGATCTCGACCCCAGCGGGCAGGTGACCCAGAAGCCTGCCGACCGCGCGCAGCGTCAGTACCTCAACTACGCGTTCTACAAGCTCGATCCGGCTTTCCGGCGTCTCTCCCAGAGTGAGCAGGCCGAATTGAAACAGGAATTTACGGCGGCAGTCGAGGGCTGGCTTGACGCGCCCGCCGAAGCCGGGCGTATCCTGCGCACCTACAGTACCGTCGGTACGCGTGCCGAAACAGATTTCATGCTGTGGCGCATGGCCTTCGATCTGCGCGACTTCAACGACGCGCAGGCGCGCCTGAACCGCACCCGGCTGGCCGGTTACCTGACGCAGCCCTACAACTTCATCTCGATGCAGAAGCGCAGCCAGTACGTCAACCGCGTCGAGGGCAGCGGTCACGGCCTGGAACTGTTGCCCGGCGAGGGTACCTACCTGTTCGTGTATCCCTTCGTGAAGACGCGCGCCTGGTACGACCTTTCGCCGCACGCACGGCAGGGCATGATGGACGAGCACATCTACGCTTCGGGGCCTTTCAAGGGTGTGCGCCTCAATACCAGCTACAGCTACGGCATCGACGATCAGGAGTTCATCGTGGCCTTTGACAGCGATTACCCGCAGGAATTCGTCGACCTTGTGGGACGCCTGCGCTACACCGAGGCGAGCCTCTACACCCACCGTGATACACCGATGTTCACCTGTGTCAAAAAGGACCTCGCGGGCCTTCTGGGTGACCTCGCGTAA
- a CDS encoding aldo/keto reductase produces the protein MEYRQLLGTDLRVSALGFGVWTVGTTWWGVKDEALGLELLRRAFDLGVTFFDTADTYASGAAESILAKALREKRDELVIATKFGYDIYNNPERPGQQERPHDWTPQYLRKALEGSLRRLGTDRIDYYQLHNPRLDAIQKDDLWAELEKAKIEGLIRAYGTALGPALNERQIDEGVASLRERRAPTQIIYNLLEQVLGQAILPVAEKEGVGVVARVPHASGLLEGYMTQDTTFESGDHRNWRLTTNERKKAWLEDGLKKVDMLQRFLDGRTIGQLAIQWALRSPAMASVLPNIYDEAGLTNYAATFDARPLSDVEYAEIQQLYAENFGLKTNLIGETIR, from the coding sequence ATGGAATACCGTCAGTTGCTGGGAACCGACTTGCGCGTAAGCGCGCTGGGATTTGGCGTGTGGACGGTGGGGACCACCTGGTGGGGGGTCAAGGACGAAGCGCTGGGGCTGGAGCTGTTGCGCCGCGCCTTCGACCTGGGGGTCACCTTCTTCGACACTGCCGACACCTACGCCAGTGGCGCCGCCGAAAGCATCCTTGCCAAGGCCCTGCGCGAGAAGCGTGACGAGCTGGTGATTGCCACCAAATTCGGTTATGACATCTACAACAACCCGGAGCGTCCCGGGCAGCAGGAGCGTCCGCACGACTGGACGCCGCAATATCTGCGCAAGGCGCTCGAAGGCAGCCTACGGCGTCTCGGCACCGACCGCATCGATTATTACCAGCTGCACAATCCACGCCTGGACGCCATCCAGAAAGATGATTTGTGGGCAGAACTGGAAAAGGCCAAGATCGAGGGACTCATTCGCGCTTACGGCACCGCGCTCGGCCCTGCCCTGAACGAACGGCAGATCGATGAGGGCGTAGCTTCGCTGCGTGAGCGTCGCGCGCCCACCCAGATCATTTACAACCTGCTGGAGCAGGTGCTGGGCCAGGCCATTCTGCCCGTCGCAGAGAAAGAGGGTGTGGGCGTCGTGGCCCGTGTGCCGCACGCCTCGGGTCTCCTCGAAGGCTACATGACCCAGGACACCACCTTCGAGAGCGGCGATCACCGCAACTGGCGCTTGACCACCAACGAACGCAAGAAAGCCTGGCTGGAAGACGGCCTCAAGAAAGTCGACATGCTGCAGCGTTTTCTGGATGGGCGCACCATCGGTCAGCTGGCCATTCAGTGGGCCTTGCGCTCACCTGCCATGGCGTCCGTGCTGCCCAACATCTACGATGAGGCTGGTCTGACCAACTACGCCGCCACCTTCGACGCACGCCCCCTCTCAGACGTCGAGTACGCCGAAATTCAGCAGCTGTACGCGGAGAACTTCGGGCTCAAGACCAATTTGATCGGAGAAACGATTCGCTGA
- a CDS encoding LptA/OstA family protein translates to MKRIILIGAALASAAFAQQAKDRVVRFSPDIKFSGNLRTGPYNFTGSSSVPVTATISTMKISSLRAVLAAPNGTPITSAEGKRSADFMDSVTVVRGRLNAKGSALNYAEATGVGVLKGSASAVFAPEKQGDDPVNITAGEMSFDVDTDISTSKGSVKMVSGTQTGTSSTMVFDEKKELGFLTGDVQMNRAASGKQKALNVTGTEARLLTKNKLMYVKGKVRLVSGDITTTGDNMFYDDQKNLAVIVGNAVSVNAKDGTRVTGNVLEQRTDLGRVRQLTGGYQIPVDQFKLSNEK, encoded by the coding sequence ATGAAACGAATCATTCTGATCGGTGCCGCGCTGGCCAGTGCCGCATTTGCGCAGCAGGCCAAGGACCGCGTCGTGCGCTTTAGTCCGGACATCAAGTTTTCTGGCAATCTGCGAACCGGACCCTACAACTTCACGGGATCGTCCAGCGTTCCCGTGACCGCCACGATCAGCACCATGAAAATCAGCAGCCTGCGGGCGGTGCTCGCGGCGCCCAACGGTACGCCCATCACTTCGGCCGAAGGCAAGCGCAGCGCCGACTTCATGGACAGTGTGACGGTCGTGCGCGGTCGCCTGAACGCCAAGGGTTCGGCGCTCAATTACGCAGAAGCCACCGGTGTCGGCGTGCTCAAGGGAAGCGCCTCGGCCGTGTTCGCTCCCGAGAAACAGGGCGACGATCCGGTGAACATCACCGCCGGGGAAATGAGCTTTGACGTCGACACCGACATCAGCACGTCGAAAGGCAGCGTCAAGATGGTGAGCGGCACCCAGACCGGCACCAGCAGCACGATGGTCTTCGACGAGAAAAAGGAACTTGGTTTCCTGACCGGCGACGTACAGATGAACCGCGCTGCGAGCGGCAAGCAGAAAGCCCTGAACGTCACGGGCACCGAAGCACGTCTGCTGACCAAAAACAAGCTGATGTACGTGAAGGGCAAGGTCCGTCTGGTTTCGGGCGACATCACCACCACCGGCGACAACATGTTCTACGACGATCAGAAGAACCTCGCGGTGATCGTGGGGAACGCCGTGAGCGTCAACGCCAAGGACGGTACGCGTGTCACCGGTAACGTACTGGAGCAACGCACCGACCTCGGGCGGGTGCGGCAACTGACGGGCGGGTACCAGATTCCGGTCGATCAGTTTAAACTTTCCAACGAGAAGTGA